A segment of the Lentisphaerota bacterium genome:
GTTTCGTCCAGTCGGTCGTGCCGGTGATGCCGGCGCTGCGCCGCGTGGCCCGCACATCGTCCCAGTTCCAGATGCAGTCATCCACGGCGATCGAGGCCTCGCCATCGGTCAAAGCGGTTCGGACCCAGACGCTGAGCCGGTAGTGTTTGGCCGTCTCGCCGTAGGTTGCGGTGCCCGACCGGTTGGGTGTGCCCACAGCGGGCGCACCGCGCCCCTTGCCCGACACCTTCAACGAAACGGAGCCCGAATGCCCCCGGGTGCGATCCACGGTGACGTGACGCCAGGTCGATCCATTATAGACCTCGCCGCCGTTGATCCCCTGCTCGAAATCGTTGACCACGCCAAAGCGGAAACCGGGCACGTCGCTCTTCCCCGCATTCTGCGATTCCGCCTGCTGCTCCAGGGTCTCCGCCACCGGGTCCGGAACCGAAAGAAAGCGGTAGCTGGCGCGGAGATGGTGCATGCCGTCGGCTTCCGCAGTTGCAGGAGCCTCGCTTTGGATACCCAGGTCATACCACAGATCGCAGGTGGCCATGCGGACCGGGCCATTGACCGATTCGAGCGCCACGAAGGGGTTCATACCCGGTTCGCGGACGAACCCGGTGAACCCATTGGATGCGAGGCTGACCCGCGGGTAGTTCAGCGGATTGTGATAGAACCAGGTGGTTTTGCCTGAGCTGACGCCGTTTATCACTTTCTGCCAGCGTTTGCGAGAGTGATGAGAAACCGACACCCCCCCTGCGAGCAGGTTGCAGAACTCGGTCCATTTGGGATCGGGCATGGTGCAGTGCATGCCGCACTGCCACACATAGCCGAGGCGGGTGTCCCACGCCAACCGGAACGTTCCCTCGCCGACGGATCCACCGTCCAGTTTCGTGACGGTCTTAAATTCCAGGACGGGGCCCGCGCGCGAAACAAACTCGATCTGGAACGCCGGATTGGGCGTCTCCCATAGCGGCGCGTTGATGGAGATCTTGGCGCCAACCAGCGTCGCCCAATGGTGGACCGGCGGAATCGTGTAATCCACGGTCTCGTCCGCCGCCGGCGGAGAAAACCGGAACATCTCAAGCTCCTTATTCCACGTCTGGATCAGGCCGATTTTATGCGCCCCGTCATAGATCCAGTACCAGTCTGAACCCGCCGCGTGAGGCGCGGGAGGAAACGAGACGAGGTGAAAGTCGGGCGTGTGCGCCTGAATGGGAAGCCGCCGCCAGGCCGGGGTCGCTTCGATGGCCTGTTGCAGCAGCCCGCCCGGCAGCGCCGGGCGGGTGTCGTCATGCGTCGGTGCGGTCATTGCGATTGGATCCCGATCTGGTGCCTGTCAGAATATCTTGGTCAGGGTGAGGGCGCCCAGCATGCCCTCGGTGTTGTTTTCAGCGCCAAACTCCCACAGCACACGACCGGAGAGAAAGGTGAGAAGAGAGGGCATGAAGAGGCTGACTTCGGGTCCGGCGGCAAAGACCCGTGACTTGCCGGTTTGAGCGCCCGGGCCCGAGTCGCTCGTGACCTGCCAATAGCAGTAGCCGGTCAGGCCCACGTCCAGGGTCTTGTTCAGGGTCTTGCCCAGCCCCCACTCAAAGTGAAAGTCATCACCGGGCGTGTAGTGCTCGTCCTTCTGCTGGGAATGGACTTCATAGCGCGCCAGAATGGAGGCCGACCAGGTTTTCGCGTCATCGGCATAGAGCGTTGCGCCTGCCGTTCCCATGGTCGTCCACATATCTTTGCCGGGCGAAGCCGGATCATTCTTGTCATACTCGCCCACGGGCAGATAAACGCCTGCCGCCAACGCGGCATCGTAGCGGGCGCCATGCCAGGCCAGGCCCACCGGCTCGACACAGATGTCACCCATTCCGGTCTTTTCGGCATCGATTTTCGCCGCGCCGATCGACAAATCCGTCCGGATGAACGGAACACTGATGTCGGCGAAATAATCGGCACCCAGAATCTGAAACGGGGTGACCCAGATCAACCGCGGCACCAGGGCATACACCTGGAGATCGAAGTCAATGGGCAACGTGTTGCCGCTGTTTCCCTTGAGTTGATCGGCTTGATAATAGACGCCATAGATGCGTCCATACAGCCCCGGAGGCGGCAACGTCGCCCCCTTGAGGCCTTCCACGCCATTCACATAATGCGGCTCCCCGGCCAGAACGGATGCGGTCATGAAACCGGCCAGCAGCAGGGCTGCCATCGCCTGAGTGATCCCCGTTGGACGTGCGGCTATCATCGTTCGCCTTTCCTTTCTTGATGCCAAACCCGTGGTGTTGAATTCGACGCCCGGCCAGTGTAATGCGATTACCGTTTGGGATCAAGCGGGAAACATCAGCGCAAAATGCACGCACACGCGGGCGGGTTGACTCCAATCCGCAACCTGTTATCATTACGCCGTCATGGGCATTTCCGATGCGGCGGCGGTTTGTGATCAGGTGCAGCGCGCCCCAAGCCGCGTTGTTTTGTTCACGCTGGCGGCTCTGTGTGCACGGTGACGGAGGACTATGGAGACTCAAATACGAGTGACGTTCCATCCGCAGGGTCGGGCGGTGTCGGTCTTGCGCGGGACGACGATTCTGGAGGCCGCCGCCCGTGCCGGGCTGGTGATCGAGACGCCGTGCGGCGGCGCCGGCACCTGCGGCAAATGCCGGATCCGGATCATGCAGGGATGCGGCGTGCCGACGGCGACCGACGAGCGGGTGTTTTCCCCTGCGGAATTAAAGGATGGCTGGCGGCTGGCGTGCCGCACAGTGATCGTCCGCGAGATGGTGATCACCGTTCCGCAAGCATCCCTGTTCGGCGACGAGCACCAAATCCTGGCGACGTCCGATTCCGGCGCGGCGCCTGAGATCCTCCCCGGAATCCGCAAGATTTATGTGACGCTGGCTCCGCCGACGCTGACCGACGATGCGCCGGATCTGCTCCGTCTGGAACAGGCGATCGGCCCGTTCAAGGCCACACTGCGGCTGATTCGCCACGTGTCCGCCACGCTGCGCGCGAACGGGTTTGCAGGCACCGCGGTTCTCGACGATCACACCCTGATTGACTTCGAGGCCGGGGACACGCACGCGCGCTGTTTCGGCGTGGCCTTCGACATCGGCACGACGACCCTGGTCGGCACGCTGCTCAATTTGTGCACCGGCGAAAAGCTCGCAACCGTCTCGCGCATGAATCCGCAGGTCAGTTTCGGAGACGACGTGCTGTCGCGCATCCATCAGGCTGCATCCTGCGGAAGCGGCCTCGACGAGATGCGGCTGGCGCTGACAAACGAGGTGGCGGCCATGATTGATGCGCTGGGCGCGGGCGCGGCCATTTCCCGTGAAAACATTTACGCGGCGGCTTTTGCCGGCAACACGACCATGGAGCACATTCTGTGCGGACTCAATCCGGCGCAACTCGGGGAGACGCCATTCGTGCCGATGCACGCGCGGGGGTTGCTCGTTCCCGCAGGCGAGCTGGGCATCCCCATCCATCACGGCGCGCGGGCGTATCTCTTCCCCATCATCGGCGGATTCGTGGGCGGCGATACGGTCGCCGGCATGCTGGCGACCCGGATTGACCGGCATGAAGAGACCGCGCTTCTGGTGGACATCGGCACCAACGGTGAGCTTGTTCTGTCGCACCACGGCGTCTTCTACGCCGCCTCGACGGCGGCCGGCCCCGCCTTTGAAGGCGCCCGCATCGCCTGCGGCATGCGGGGCACGCACGGCGCAATCGAGAAGGTGGTGTTTGACGATGACGTGCGGCTGGAGGTCATCGGCAACGTCGCGCCCACGGGCCTCTGCGGCAGCGGGCTGATCGATCTGATCGCCGAGCTGCTCGCCTGCGGCATCATCACTCCGGAAGGACAGATGCTGGCGCCGGACGAGCTGCCGGCCTCGCTGCCGCCCGCGCTGGCCAGGCGGGTGGAGTCGGACGAAGACGGCACCGTCCGCTTTGTCCTGTCCGAGGCGGGAGCGGGATGCGGGTCTTCCCCTGTGGCGCTCACCCAGCGCGACGTTCGAGAAGTGCAACTCGGGAGCGGGGCGGTGCGCGCGGGCATCATCCTGCTCATGCGGCAGGCCGGGCTGGACGTGTCGGACCTCGGCATCGTGCTGATCGCCGGCGGTTTCGGCAACTTCATCCGGCGTAGCAGCGCGCAGCGCATCGGCCTGTTGCCCGGGGGGATCGCCCACACGCGGATTCGTTACGTGGGCAACGTGTCGCTGGCCGGAGCCCAGGCCGCGTTGCTGTCGGGAGATGCGCGGCGCCTCGGTGAAGACCTGGCGCGGCGCATCACGCATGTGGAGCTCTCCACGATGGAGGGTTTTCAGGACGTTTTTGCGGACGCGATGGTTTTTCCAAGGAGTTATTGATGCGCGTGATTCGTTTCGACCCCCTCGGCGGCGCTTCGGGCGACATGATCCTCGGCGCGCTCGCCGGGATCGGCGCCGACCTGCATGGCATCTTCCAGGAGCTGTCCGCCCAGCTTCCGGATCCCGTCGGGGTGGTCGTCTCACCGGCCGATTCCCACGGCCTCCACGGCCTCCGGGCGTCGGTCTCCACCGAATCCACCGCGCATGACCGGTGGGTGGACGTCTCGCCCCACGCCGGCGCTGAGCACGGCGGGGGTCACCATCACCACCCCGAACACCGGACGTTGGCCGACGTGGCGAACCTCCTCGGCGGGCGGCATCCGCTCGCGCTGCGCGTGTTCGAGCGCCTGGCCGAAGCCGAGGGGCGCGTTCACGGCCGAGCCCCAAGCGCCGTTCATTTCCACGAGGTGGGCGCGCTCGATGCAATCGCCGACATCGCCGGCGCCTGTCTCGCCCTGCGTCAACTCGGGGTTGACGGCGTGTCGGTGGGTCCCCTCCCCTGCGGCACCGGAACGCTCACCTGCGCCCACGGCATCATGCCCAACCCCGCGCCGGCCACCCTGCTGTTGCTCGAAGGCCTGGAAACCGTTCAGACCGATGAGCCGTCCGAGCTGGTCACTCCCACCGCCGCCGCCCTATTTACAACCTGGACGCGCGAACTGACCCCTCCCCCGCCCCGCCTGCGGGTGATCCGCAGCGCGTTCGGGTTTGGCCGGCGCACCCTCGTCGGCCGTCCCAACGCCCTGCGCGCCACGTTGCTGGAAACCGAGGCGGCTGGATCAACCCCCGATGCGTCCGGGACGGAATCCGAACTCTGCGTCCTGGAGGCGAACCTCGACGACTGCAACCCGCAATGGGTGGGCGACCTGATCGCGCGCGCCTTGGCTGCTGGCGCTTGCGACGCGTGGGCGACCCCGGCCACGTTCAAGAAGGCGAGGCCCGGAATCGTTTTCTCCGTCCTGGCGCCCGGCGGACTGATCGCCGCGATCGAGCGGCTTGTCTTCACGGCCACCACCACATTCGGCGTGCGTCGTTATCCGGTTTCCCGCTCCATCCTCGACCGCCGTTTTGAGACGGCCTCGACGCCCTGGGGGGCGGTGCGGGTCAAGATCGGCTCGCGTGACGGTCAGGATCTGGTGCGGACGCCGGAATACGAGGACTGCGCCCGTTTGGCGGACACCGCCGGAATCACACCCCGGCAGGTTTACGAAGCAGCGGCGCGGTTGGTGACATCGGCGTAACACACCCCTTTGCTGTCTGGCCGTCAAACAGCCGTCCCAGCGTCGCCAGCAACGCCACGCATGCCGTATCGGTGCGGAGGATTCTGCGTCCCAGAGAGAGCCGCCGGAAGCCGTGCGACTCAAACAGGGCCACTTCGTCATCCATCCAGCCGCCTTCGGGGCCGACCGCGATCACCGGGCGGCGCCCCTCCGCGACCATCGGCCAACCTGTTTCGTCCGTCGGCGCGGCATCCGGGTGGGCAATAAAACAAACCGCTCCCGCCGCGATCGCGGGCAGCCGCAAGTCGGCGAAGCGCTTCAGCTTCGGCTCGATAAAGACGTGCGGAACCCGGGTCGTCCCGGCCTGCATCAATCCCTCGATGAGCAGCGGACGGTACGCTGCCGGGCGCAGCCAATGGCTGCCGAAATAGCAGGCCTCGACCCGAGCCGCGTGGATCAAAAACAACCGGCCGACGCCCAGAGCTGCAACTTGCGCCCACAAGCGTTTCAGGACGCGCGGACGCGGCATCGCCAAGATCAGGTCACACCAGGGCTCGGGGCCTTCGCCTTCCAGCGTCAGCGCCAATTCAACACCGGATGCGTCGCAGCGGACGACCTCGCCGAGACCGAGCTTGCCGTCGGCAACGCCGACCTTCAACGCCTGTCCCACGGTCGCGCCCAGCACGTTCCTGATATGGTCGGCGCGGTTGTCACTCAACTCGACGCGGCCGTTATGAATCTCCTCGGGTTCCACCACGATCCGATTCATCCGTTACGTCACTCCATCTCCCGCTCCAGCCCATCCAGATCGATCTCGCCGGTGTAGACCTCCCGCGCCGGTCCGGTGAGGGTCAGGCCCGTGCATTTGCGATCCCGCCAATCCCCCCCGATGATCAACTCGTAGCCCGTGGGGGTGCGCGCGTAAACGGGCAGGGTGAGCCCGAGCCGCTCGACCGCCGCGACCGCGCAGGCAACGGCGCCCGTGCCACACGCGCCCGACTCCCCTTCGACGCCCCGTTCGTACGTCCGCATGGCGAAACGGTCGGGCGCGCGGTACACGACAAAATCGACATTCGTCCCCTCGGGATCGAACGCCGGGTGCTGCCGCAGCGCGCGGCCCCAGGCGAGGATGTCGACCGATGCGAGGTCGTCGACCTGCACCACGAAGTGAGGGACGCCGGTGTTAATAAAATCGCCTGTAAACGTCCGGCCGGCCGCCTGCACGACCATCGCGTAGTGCTTCCGCGTCGGTTCAGGCATCCAGACCTTCACCCCCTGAGGCACCAGTTCCGCATCCATCAGCCCGCACATCGTCTCCAGGGTCATGGCCCGTCCCGCCGCGCCGATGCCGTGAGCAAAGGCTGCCGCGCAGCGCGAGCCGTTGCCGCACATTTCCACCTCGGTTCCGTCGGGGTTGAGGAACCGCATGCGAAAATCGGCCTTATCGGAAGGCTGGATCAGGATGATCCCCTCGCAGCCCACGCCGACCCGTCGCGCGGCCAGGGCCGCCATCAGAAAATGATCCTGCCAGGGGACCAGCCCCTGACGGTCGTCGATCATGATGAAGTCGTTGCCCGCGCCGTGCATCTTGGTGAATGCAATCTTCATGCTGCCTCCCTCTTCCCGAACGCTCACTCCCTGCCAAACACCCGAAGCATCAGCGCGCGCAGGTCGTTGGCAGACTGATCGGCCGGCACCTCGGCGCCCGCGCTGACGTCGATCAGGTCCGACAGGATGGACAGGGATTCCTGGAGAATCAGGTCATCTTCCTCATTCTTGCGCCCCGCCCGGACCGCGCCCTCCTCCTCTTCCTGCATCTTGCGCAACTCCCGTTCGGCCGCGGCCTGGGCGCGCCGAGCTTGCCGTTCGAGCGGGATCGTCGTGTTCTCGGACATCTCACGCACATGCTGCACGAGCCGGCTGTAGGTCCGATACCGCTTATTCGCCGCCAGCCTTTCCGCCGCACGGGCGCGCAGTTCGGGTATCCAGGCCCGCGTGTCAAAGATCGGGGCATAGATCGCTTCGGGCACCTGCGTCCAGGGCAGCGGATTCGTGAGCTGGTCCTCGCCAATATCCAGGGCGTCCAGAATCGACGGCACCACCACGTCCGGAACCACGCCGCGCAACTGGGTTGACGCGCCGGTCACCCGGTAATAGTTGGCGGTCGTCAGCTTGATCGACCCCGACTTAGAGCCGTTTAGCGGGAGGACGGACTGCACAGACCCCTTTCCATGCGTCTTGGAGTCCCCCACAATGACCGCCCGGCCATAATCCTGCAACGCGCCGGCGACGATCTCCGAGGCCGAAGCGCTGGTGCGGTTGACAAGGGTGACCAGAGGCTTGCGGAATGCCGGAGGCGCGCCGGAATTGGGCATAGCCAACACCTGCACCTGCCAGGCTTCGCGCACCTGAACCACAGGCCCCTCGCGCAGAAAAAGCGCGGCCAGATGGACGGCCTCGCGCAACGCCCCGCCGCCGTTATTGCGCAGATCCAGCACCAGACCTTCCACCTTCGCGTCGTTCATCCGCGCGATCTCGCGCGCCACATCCCGCGTGCAACTCCGGTATCCCGGCGTATTCGGCGGTTGCATCGAGCCATAAAAGATCGGGAGCGCGATCACGCCCAGCGTGCGCTCCCGCCCGTCTGGAAGCGTGATCCGCTCGACCCGGCCGGTGGCGGCCTGTTCCTGCAGATTCACATCATCGCGAACGAGGTCTACCCGCCGCGTGGTGGCCCCGGTCGGATCGGAGGCCGAGATCACCAGCAGCACCACACGGGACCCTTTTTTGCCGCGAATCTTGAGCACGGTCTTGCTGAGCGGCAGGTGGAGAATGTCTTCGATCGGCTCGTCGCCCTGGCCGACACCGATGATCTTGTCATTGGGGCGCAACCGGATGTCGCGCGTGTCGCGCGCGGCCGGTCCGCCGGGGATGAGATCAACCACCAGCGCCGTGCCATCCTCGGGACGCAGCGTGGCGCCGATCCCGCTCAGCGACAGGTTCATTTCAATTTCAAAGTCCCCCTGCTTTTCAGGCGAGAGATAATCCGAATGCGGATCATAGGCGGCTGTGACCGCGCTCATGTACCGTTGAAACACCCAGTCCGCATCGCTGTCGTCCAGAACGATCTTGAACTGCTCGTAGCGCTGTCTGACGAACTGCTCGGGCGTGCGCGCCAGCAGCTTGATCGCGGCCGCCCCGATCGCGTCGGCGGGGTCATCGCCTGCGGCAGCCGGACCTGTGGCCGTGGGGGCCGCATTGGTCGGCGCGGCGGCCGCGTCGCGCCTGGCCGCATCCCCCTCGCGGGCGATCGCATAGCCCAGGTACTCGTTTTTGATCCGCCGCCGCCAGAGGTCGTCCTGGTCCGCAACCGATGCGGGCCAGGCGGCGTTCTTTCGCTTCCAATCGAAGGACTCGTCAACGGAGAAGTCAATCGGCCGGGCCAGCATGTTCGTAACAAAGAGAAACCGTTCCTGCAGCCGCTCCCTGAATACGGCAAAGACATCGAAGGCGAATTGCACATCGCCGCTCTTGAGCGCATCGTCAAGCTTGTCAAGCATGGGTTCAAAGCGCGCGATGTCTTCCTGCCGGAAATACGCGCGATCATAGTCGATGGCCGTGAGCAGGTTGGTCCAGGCGCGCGCCGAGAGGGCGTCGTCAAACCGCCTCTGCACCAGATGCCCCCGCTGCAGCGCACCCACGATCTGGCGCGCAACCGCCGCAAAATGGGGCTGCGGCCGAAGCGGTCCGCCGCCCGGCTCCTCAGCCGCCCGGCACGAGGCGCACACCAACGCGAGGAATGCCACGCTAAACAGCCTTCGAATCATTTTATCTCCTCTGGGCGGTGGCGACCGTGTGCCGCCCTTACAACGCCTGTTTCAGTATCTCGATGAGCCGGAACTCCGTTAAACAGAGGGAAGATTATCCCCTATTACGGGCTGTTCTGGCAAGTCACGCCTATTCGCGCGTCAGGCGGGATTCCAGCAACGTCACGACATTGGATGCAATCTGGTAAATGACGTCATGCCCGAGAACGCTGACATAGCGTCCGCCGTTCGCCGCGACCCGGCCCACACGCACACTCCGCCGCAGCGCCTCATCGGATGCAACATCCACCGTCAGCTCCATCCATGGCTCGGACATGCCGAATGCCGCCACATCCTGCGCCCCCGCGCCCAGCCGCACCACGCTTTCGGCCCGCCACTGGCTCACGAGCGCCGCCCACGTCTTCAACGCCTCGGCATCGGCCGTGCCGGTTCCGGCGACCCATTGCCCGTCGCCATCGCCGCCCTTCCGTTCAACAAACTCCTGCCGACCCGGCCCCTTCACCGTAATCCGGCGGATGGTTTGCACGGGCAGCGCCAGAATGGTCCGATCCACCAGTTCCAGCACGCCCACGCTGCCGATGATCTGCGGCGGCAGATTGCTCGCGGCCACGACAAACACCATCGGCACCGGCGGAAGCGTGAGATCGTAACACCCGGTCTCGCGAACCGATTGCGCAACCGACACGCGCTGGGTGGATCCGTCGGAGAAGGCAAACTCCATCCGACAGAGCGGCTCATTCGTGATCGCCACGGCGTTCACATCGGGATCCACCAGTCGTTCCGCCTGGAGCGCCAGGAATCGGGTCACAACCTCCTCGACCGTCGGTCCGTCGGCCTCGCCCTGCACCGGTGCCTTCAGCCGCCAGAGTCCGGCGAGACCTGAGGCCTGGCGATTCAGTTCCACCGTCTCGTCCGCATACTGTATGATCAGCCGGCGCAGGGCTGCCGGCGACCGATCAAACAGCCTCCGGCTGCGAATCGCCTCGACACCCGCCGGCAGGCTGGTGAGGACCGTGTTGCTCACCGCCACGATGCTGTTGTCATCGGGTGTCAGCGCGTACACGAGCCCCGAATTTCCATCGACTTCGCGCCCGAAACGGATCCGCGCCCCGACCGGGTTGCCGTTCTCCCAGACCTGGACCTGAACCGCTGTCTCCGTGTCGAGTCCGTAAAATACCAGACGCGACCGCAGGACACCCGATGCCCGATCGAGGCCGTTTGTTTCCCCCTCCGCCAGGATGAACCGCTCGATCCGGACGGCCTGCAGCGCCTCGATCGCATCCTCCACTGCCCGGTTCGCGGCCCGCCCGGAAAGCGGCTGCACGAGCTGCCACAGATCGCCCTCGCGCACCACCTTGATGTAAGGAACCCCCGGCCGGCGGACCTCCAGCGCCGTCACCTTTCCGAAAGGCTTTCGAAGCAGCGTGCGGTCGCGCCAGTGCTCAAGCGAGGAGGGAAATGCGTTGAATATCCGGCGATCGGTCACGCACACCACGTCTCCGGAGCGATCCACGACCGCATACACCTCGTGACCCGATGGGGTTGGCGCGCCGAAGGCGGCCTCGGCCCGGAACTGGGGTCCCTGGACAACCACGCGGCCGGCAGGCGGCGCCAGGCCGAAGTCGCCCATGGTCAGATTCCGCCGGCGGATGTCGTGCGGCGGCAGGCGATCCAACAGTGGCGCCCGCTCCAGCAGATCCAGAAACCGCATCACCTCGGCCGAATCCGCACCCGTGGTCACCGGCTGAACCAGATTCCACTGCGCACCGGCCCGCTGAAGCTCGAGACGATAACCGTCACGCTCCACGACCAGCGAATCCACCTCGCCAAACCGCGTCGGAATCAGCCGTCCAGACGGTCCGGCGTCTGCCGCCGTCCATCGCCTCCGATCGGGTGGATCGACAAGCCGCAAAACGATCAGCGAGACGCCGACCGCCACGAGCAGCATACCGATTGTCCGGATTCTCGCCACGTAAAACCCCGTCTGATTGTGTGTGTCGTCAGCCCGCCCTGTGCCGTCTGACCGCCACCACGCCGCCAACCACCAACACCGCGCCGGGAAGGACCCCGACCACCCAGAAGATCACCCGCATCCACCCGGCGCGGTCCAGCCCGCAGGCGAGCGCCGCGTCGCCGCCCAGCGACGGCTGCGTGGCCGCGTCGATGCCTGTGAGCCAGTTCAGCATGTTGAGCAGCAGGTCGCGGTTGGCGTTCAACCGCATGCCCAACATGCCGTTCGAGATAAACGACGCCTCCCCCAGCGCCACGATCTTCGTCGGCTTGAAGCCCAGTTCCGCCGACGTGCCGCCGCCCAGTTCCGCCGACGCCGCGACCACGACCGGCCCGGCGATGTCGGTCGCCGGGTCAAAACGGGGAGGATCCTCGGCCCCCGCCTCACCCCATCCATCATCCGCAGTCAGCGCCAGAGCCGTCACGCGAATCCGGTCCGCCCCCTGGACGTCGCTCAAACTAAGCGTGACGATGCACCACGGCGCCAGGAAGACCGTCGCCGTGTTGCCGAACATCCGCGTGATCGGATGGTCGGCATACGCCGTGATCACCCGGTCGCCACCCGAAAGCGTGCGCGTGCTGATCGCCCGGAACGGCGTGATCACGAGTCCCCATCGCGCCAGCACCTCCTCCAGTCCGGATCGGCCGCTGGAGGGCGCCAGATACAGCAGCCGGCCGCCCTTGTTCAGATAATCCTGAACCCATCCCACCTCTTCGGGCGCAACCGCATGTTGCGGCGCGGCGACCACCAGCGCCGCCGCATCACTGGGGACCCCCTTGGTCTCCCACAGCCGGATGTCGCGCAAGTCAAAGCCGTTGCGCGTGATTTCACGCGCAACGTCGGAGTACCCTGTCTGGGGATCGTAATCGCCCGTGGCGGCCTCGCCATGGCCGGTCAACCAATACACGATCGGCGCGCCGCCCCGTCCCAGCCGCTCGATCGCCGCGGCGCAGACCGACTCGCCCGTAAACCGCCGGGTTTCCTCGCCGGAGGCATCCGGTGCCACGGTCATCAATTCGCCAGCGCCAACCACCAGACGCTGGCCGCTCCCCTCGAAGACCAGCGTGTCCGGTGCGACTCCCTTGTCGATCAGCCGGCGCGCCTCGGCCAGATCCCGGCGCGGATCGACAACGGCGACGG
Coding sequences within it:
- a CDS encoding transporter, which produces MIAARPTGITQAMAALLLAGFMTASVLAGEPHYVNGVEGLKGATLPPPGLYGRIYGVYYQADQLKGNSGNTLPIDFDLQVYALVPRLIWVTPFQILGADYFADISVPFIRTDLSIGAAKIDAEKTGMGDICVEPVGLAWHGARYDAALAAGVYLPVGEYDKNDPASPGKDMWTTMGTAGATLYADDAKTWSASILARYEVHSQQKDEHYTPGDDFHFEWGLGKTLNKTLDVGLTGYCYWQVTSDSGPGAQTGKSRVFAAGPEVSLFMPSLLTFLSGRVLWEFGAENNTEGMLGALTLTKIF
- a CDS encoding DUF4445 domain-containing protein; its protein translation is METQIRVTFHPQGRAVSVLRGTTILEAAARAGLVIETPCGGAGTCGKCRIRIMQGCGVPTATDERVFSPAELKDGWRLACRTVIVREMVITVPQASLFGDEHQILATSDSGAAPEILPGIRKIYVTLAPPTLTDDAPDLLRLEQAIGPFKATLRLIRHVSATLRANGFAGTAVLDDHTLIDFEAGDTHARCFGVAFDIGTTTLVGTLLNLCTGEKLATVSRMNPQVSFGDDVLSRIHQAASCGSGLDEMRLALTNEVAAMIDALGAGAAISRENIYAAAFAGNTTMEHILCGLNPAQLGETPFVPMHARGLLVPAGELGIPIHHGARAYLFPIIGGFVGGDTVAGMLATRIDRHEETALLVDIGTNGELVLSHHGVFYAASTAAGPAFEGARIACGMRGTHGAIEKVVFDDDVRLEVIGNVAPTGLCGSGLIDLIAELLACGIITPEGQMLAPDELPASLPPALARRVESDEDGTVRFVLSEAGAGCGSSPVALTQRDVREVQLGSGAVRAGIILLMRQAGLDVSDLGIVLIAGGFGNFIRRSSAQRIGLLPGGIAHTRIRYVGNVSLAGAQAALLSGDARRLGEDLARRITHVELSTMEGFQDVFADAMVFPRSY
- the larC gene encoding nickel pincer cofactor biosynthesis protein LarC, with product MRVIRFDPLGGASGDMILGALAGIGADLHGIFQELSAQLPDPVGVVVSPADSHGLHGLRASVSTESTAHDRWVDVSPHAGAEHGGGHHHHPEHRTLADVANLLGGRHPLALRVFERLAEAEGRVHGRAPSAVHFHEVGALDAIADIAGACLALRQLGVDGVSVGPLPCGTGTLTCAHGIMPNPAPATLLLLEGLETVQTDEPSELVTPTAAALFTTWTRELTPPPPRLRVIRSAFGFGRRTLVGRPNALRATLLETEAAGSTPDASGTESELCVLEANLDDCNPQWVGDLIARALAAGACDAWATPATFKKARPGIVFSVLAPGGLIAAIERLVFTATTTFGVRRYPVSRSILDRRFETASTPWGAVRVKIGSRDGQDLVRTPEYEDCARLADTAGITPRQVYEAAARLVTSA
- a CDS encoding 16S rRNA (uracil(1498)-N(3))-methyltransferase, whose amino-acid sequence is MNRIVVEPEEIHNGRVELSDNRADHIRNVLGATVGQALKVGVADGKLGLGEVVRCDASGVELALTLEGEGPEPWCDLILAMPRPRVLKRLWAQVAALGVGRLFLIHAARVEACYFGSHWLRPAAYRPLLIEGLMQAGTTRVPHVFIEPKLKRFADLRLPAIAAGAVCFIAHPDAAPTDETGWPMVAEGRRPVIAVGPEGGWMDDEVALFESHGFRRLSLGRRILRTDTACVALLATLGRLFDGQTAKGCVTPMSPTAPLLRKPAGV
- a CDS encoding diaminopimelate epimerase translates to MKIAFTKMHGAGNDFIMIDDRQGLVPWQDHFLMAALAARRVGVGCEGIILIQPSDKADFRMRFLNPDGTEVEMCGNGSRCAAAFAHGIGAAGRAMTLETMCGLMDAELVPQGVKVWMPEPTRKHYAMVVQAAGRTFTGDFINTGVPHFVVQVDDLASVDILAWGRALRQHPAFDPEGTNVDFVVYRAPDRFAMRTYERGVEGESGACGTGAVACAVAAVERLGLTLPVYARTPTGYELIIGGDWRDRKCTGLTLTGPAREVYTGEIDLDGLEREME
- a CDS encoding DUF4340 domain-containing protein, which produces MARIRTIGMLLVAVGVSLIVLRLVDPPDRRRWTAADAGPSGRLIPTRFGEVDSLVVERDGYRLELQRAGAQWNLVQPVTTGADSAEVMRFLDLLERAPLLDRLPPHDIRRRNLTMGDFGLAPPAGRVVVQGPQFRAEAAFGAPTPSGHEVYAVVDRSGDVVCVTDRRIFNAFPSSLEHWRDRTLLRKPFGKVTALEVRRPGVPYIKVVREGDLWQLVQPLSGRAANRAVEDAIEALQAVRIERFILAEGETNGLDRASGVLRSRLVFYGLDTETAVQVQVWENGNPVGARIRFGREVDGNSGLVYALTPDDNSIVAVSNTVLTSLPAGVEAIRSRRLFDRSPAALRRLIIQYADETVELNRQASGLAGLWRLKAPVQGEADGPTVEEVVTRFLALQAERLVDPDVNAVAITNEPLCRMEFAFSDGSTQRVSVAQSVRETGCYDLTLPPVPMVFVVAASNLPPQIIGSVGVLELVDRTILALPVQTIRRITVKGPGRQEFVERKGGDGDGQWVAGTGTADAEALKTWAALVSQWRAESVVRLGAGAQDVAAFGMSEPWMELTVDVASDEALRRSVRVGRVAANGGRYVSVLGHDVIYQIASNVVTLLESRLTRE